The stretch of DNA GCTGACAAGCACAACATTTATGCAAAACGCCCAGTGCCTCCTATTCCTTCAGACACTATTATGGTAAGTAATTTTGTAAACATTCAGCAGTTTGCCAAACAAATAGATGTGCCTTTGGGAGTAATGCAAATTTTGAACGCCCACTTGAAAAAGAACGCGATTCCTAATTACAAAAGAAATTACCCTTTGCGTTATCCTGCTTATAAGCGCGAAATGGTAGAAAGATTCAGGGGTAGAATTGTATCATCGTCACGTGGTTATTCTCGCCGTGGGCTAGGGTACACCGCCGGACGTAACCAGTATGGAGGCAGTAAAAGAGTACACCGAGTAAAAAGAGGTGAATCTTTGGCTTTGATTGCCCTACGTTATGGTACTACAGTGGCCTATTTGAGAGTTTGGAACCGTTTACGCTCTAATATGGTGTATCCAAATCAAAAACTGGTGATTTACAGCAAGCCCCCTCGTCGCCGTAGCGCTAAACTGGGGCAAAACTTTATAGCAGCCGTGCATGAAATGACGGCAAAAGAAAGCAAAAAGAAAAAAACAGTAGTAAAAAAGAAAACAGTGAAAACCACTGTAGCTAAAACTGCTGTAACCAGGACAAAAGGAAGTTCCAAAACGCTGGTATTTGCGACGACTGCCGATATAGAAAAAACGGCTAAAGTGAAGCAGTCAAAATCAGTGGCTGTAAAAACCGATCACAGTACTACTAAGCAAATAGAAAAGAAAGTAGCGAAGAAAACGGTAAAAAAAGAACCGCTAACTGCTGCGACTACTTTTTACGCCAATAAGATAAAATTTAAACAAGGTGAGTACCAGCAGTTGGTAGCTCAAACGCCTAAAGACGTACGCAATGCTGCACGTGCCAAAGAACGCAAAACCAGTATTGGTAAAACATTGCCTCGCCGAAAAGCCAAAAGCAAAAAAAGAAAGATGTTGCAAAATATCCGCTTTCATCGAGTAGTACGTGGTGATACACTTTGGACAATTGCCCGACGCAATGGCTTGACTATTTATCAGTTAAAGAAATTAAATAACTTGAACAACCGAAGTGTATTGGTACCAGGTCAAAAACTGAAAGTAAGTTCAAGATAGGCAAAGCAAAGAAATTGAGTTTAAAACCCCTGTAAGGCTTACTTACAGGGGTTTTGTTGTTTTGATATTTTGACAATTTGCTTGGCTATTTTATCAAAATCTTCATAAGATTTATGTACTGCATACATGTGACTGCCTATAGCTCCATCGGCAGGTTTGAGTAAAAATATGGGTTTGTGTGCTTCCATAGCCATAGGAGCAAGACTGTGATAATGTTTAAGTAAACCTATGCAATGACAATCATTTTCAACAGTAGTATTAGAGTCCTCGTGAGTTTTGAGAACAAATTCTCTGTACACATTAGGAATTCTATTAGCCCATTTGAGGTAAGACTTTACAGGACGTTTTTCTTTAGCTGTGTATTGCATTACTACATACCCTGTAGGTTGCATTTCACCATTAGGTATGGTTAATGTTTCAGGTTTTGGGTTTTTGATACATCGCTCATCCCAACCTTGTTTCCAGTCGGTTAGAGTTTTACCTAAGTTTTTCATTCCCTGTAATGAAAACAAATCAGAGGCAACTGGAATAATAATATTGTCAGAGCTAATAATAACAGCACGATTGATTGCACCCAGATTTGGACCTATATCAACCAAAGCAAAATCAGCTTCCCATCTCTTTCTTGCATCATTAATAATAGTATTAAAAATTGAAGTGATTCTGAATGAATATATATCTGCATTTAAACATTTTAGCCAAGCATCGCTTAGTCTATCTTCGAAAGTAGAAAGTGCTAAGTCGCCTACTAAAAGTCCAATCTTATCATTTATGTTCTCTATATGTACAGGGAGGTAACGATCTCCTTCGGTAATAGGTGTAATAGCATCTAGTACTGTAAGAGGGTTTGATTCTGCTTCTATAATTTCTTCAAGTCGGTCTGGTGTTAGGAACATAGCTGATAAATTTGATTGTGGATCAAAATCTGCTACTATTACTCGTTTTCCTTGTTCTGCCAACATCCAGGCAATATGGTAAACCATGGTGGTTTTGCCAACTCCTCCTTTGTTATTAAAAAATGTAATTGTCTTTTTCATTACCAGCTAGGATGTTTTTTTATTGTTACTCGAAACTTTGTAATTAAATCTAGTTCAAATTCTGCGGGTGGATTACCATTATCATGTAATTTTTGTTGAGCATTCTGTATTCCAAAATTGAAGCGATTGACATAGCCTAAGTTTTTCATTACTTCTGCGATTACTGGATTACGATAGTCACTGGCCTGAGGGAAGTTTTCTGGGCGAACCTCCCCGTATAACCCCCCAGAGTTTATGATTTCGATTCTATCACTGTATTCATAAATAAGTATTGGTGCATTAGACTCATAATCACGATGCATCACAGCATTCATTAAAAACTCTCGCAATGCCCAAAGAGGGTAATTATATATTTGTTGCTCCTGTAAAGAATTATTTTGTATTACTTTTGATTTGACGATATTACTTGTTACAAAATCATTGAGGTTTTTAAGCTCTGTAATTAGTGCCCCTGAAAACCGCTTCTCAAATTCAATCTCAGGAATTTGTTCTTTACCTGGTAGTTTGATGTATTGAATGTAAGCCCCTGGTAAATAAAATAGAGGGTTCAAGCCTAAAAGTAAAATCCCCGAATTAGTAACACAGTTTTGTACGAGGTCATATAAACGTAAAGAAGAGAGTTTTTCTTCTATAGTTCTGTTATTCGCCTGAAGAGTGTCTCTATCTATTGCTGCTGGTAGATAGGTGGACTTAAATGTTTCAACGTCTAGATCAGAAAGTTGTGAATTGGCAAATGGTCTTGCATCAAATGTTTTAGCAGTAGACGTCCGTTTTTCTGATAATCTTCTTTCTTCTGTTTCGTTAGCTACTGCCTTTCTAGGACCAACCCTAATCCAACATTTACCACGAAATCGTACTGGTGGGTGAAAAGAAGGGTGGACTTCTGCTACAACAATGTCTCCTTCGTCAAAGTTGAAAACTTCACTAACTATTAAAGAAGGTTGTGGCAAAATATTACCGTTTGATCTTACTCCTCCAATGTTCTGTGTTTTATCGTCGCCAATAGTCATTCCTGCAATAGAGCCATCATCATTTGCCCCAAAGAAAATATAGCCAGGTTTTTTGTGGTTAGGGTAATCGTTTGAAAAAGCGCAAACTGCTGGACCAATTTTATCTTCTCTAAATGAAATTGTTCTTTCTATTCTGTCTGATTCTAAATCTGTGAGGAGGTTTTTAACTTCTTCTTTTGATAACATATTGTGCAGCTTAGTGAGGTTACTTTTAAAAATATGTTCAAGTTAGAATTAATTTTTGTGGTAGACAAGTTTGTAATACCAAGCACAGTTTTAGCCTTCTATAAAGTCAAGTATCAGCTTTAGCGTATCAGCGCAATCATTGCCTATCCACAGCATATGCCCCCAGTCGTTGTCGAGCAAATGCAGGGTAGAGCCTTCTATTAATTGGTGGGCGTGTTGAGCGTGGGTAGGTGCTACACTTAAGTCATGCTTACTGTGTACAATAAGGGTAGGGCAGGTGATTTTTTCCAGTACAGCACTGTCTATGTTTTGCTCAATATCGTTCAGAAACCCTTGCCCAGAGCCATAGTGTTTGAATACGTTTCCGAGCTCTTGCCTTTCTTTCGGATTAATTTTCACCCCTTTTTTAGCCGAAAACTGTTTGAAAAAGCTTTTGGTCATCAAGCCAGGCATCAGTGCAAAGAAAAAACGCACCATGCGCCAAGTCAAGCGCTGGCGTTTGGGGTGGAACATAAGACGGGCTGTTTTGTATATTTTACTGTCTCGTGCCAGCCATTTGGTACTTACGGCTGAGGCTAGTATTAATTTTTGCACCTTTTGGGGGTATCCAGCAGCAAGCGCAAGTGCTGTCCAACCTCCCGCCGAAACACCATACACAATGACTTGAGAAATGTCAAGAGCATCGAGTAAGGCAACAAACAAGTGAGCGGCTTGTTTTGGTGACTCATTACCCGCAAGAGGAGTTTTTCTATAACCAGGACGCGAAGGGGTGATCAATTGATAGCGATGGAGGTCAAAACCTTTGTGAGCTATTTGGTCGAGGCTGTTGGCGTGCCCCCCATGTAGAAACAACACAGGAGTACCCGTACCAATGGTGCTGTATTCTACCAGACCTTGGTTGGTTTGTATGGTGGTGTTTGTAAGTGTGTGTAATGTCATAAAAACAGCGGTTCATAATGTTAGTAAAAGTAAATAAACAGGTCAGGTTTTTATCAACCAAGGCATTTTTTCTTTGGGCTTTTTTTTAACAAAAGCGCGGTCATTAAAGAATAATTTGTTTCTTTTTGTAGTTATAACTAAAATTTTAGTTAATTTTAAATTGTCATCACAAATTCGGCTTTTTTTGGTGCTTAAAAAGAACTTATTGCGAAATAATCTTTTACTTTGTTATCATTCCTCTACTGTGATGAACTGTTTTGTATTAAAATTAACCTAAGTTGCGTATTATAAAACAGAAAATCCTACAAGCCAAGCATTTATGTTTTTTAGGACTTCAAAAACAGGAATTTGTTGCTTGTAACTCGCAACTTGTATTAAACTTAAAAATATAAAAAGCATAACCTTGAGAAAAATGACTAAATTATATGCTTACGCATTAGCAACAATATTGATGGGACTGAGTGCTTGCATTGGCGGCGACCAAACCTCTAAGGATAACAGTCAGTTTGTAGTAGACAGCAAAGGTGGCATAGGAGAGATTGTAGTAGTGATGGACCCCAAGAAATGGGATGAGCCTTTGGGCAAGGCATTACGCAATGTGTTTGCTAGGTATATTCCGGCATTGCCCCAGCCCGAAAGCTGGTTTAAACTAATGAAAATACCTCCCTCTAAGTTTAAGAGCTTTATGAAGCGGCACCATAATATAGTGATACTTGCTTCGCTTGACAACACCAGTTTGGAGGGGAGGTATCTGAAGGGGTATTTTACCCAAAAGTCAATTGATTTGATTAAAAAAGACCCTAAAAAATTTATGATGCGTCGTAAAGATGTGTTTGCCAAAGGGCAAAGGGTAATGTACTTGTTTGGCAACAATGATACACAGTTGATTGAAAACATGACCAAAAACAAAGATCAACTATTGAATTATTTTCATGATATGGAACAAAAAAGGTTGACCAAAGACCTATACAACATTGCTGAACAATATAAGTTGAGCAATTATGTAAAAGATATTATGAAGGTAAAAGTACGTATTCCAGCAGGTTTTAAGTTGGCAAAAAAAGATAAAAACTTTGTATGGTTGCGTAAGCCGGGCGATGCAGCTCTCAGAAAGGCAGACATTAACCTATTAATGGCATCCCGCCCTTATACCTCTACAAAAGTGTTTGATGAGCAAAACATTATTGCTTGGCGCGATAGCTTGGGTAAAAAGTACACCAATGACCCTACGCTTACAGAATCTTATGTGGTAACAGAAACCCGTTTTGAGCCAGCGCTAATTACTAAGCGTATTATAAAAGATAAAAAGTTTGCTGTAGAATACCGAGGTTTTTGGAAGTTGAAAAATGGTACAAGAGGAGGAGCTTTTATTAGCTATGCCTTTGTAGACGAAGCACAGAAAAAAGTTTTTTATCTGGAGGGTTTTATCTACGCCCCTGGTATGAAAAAGAAAGATGCTATTTTTCAAACTGAGGCAATTCTCAGAACTTTTGAAAGGATAAAGTAATTAAAATACAATAATTAATCCCACCTACCCTAAAAATGAGAACTACAGAAACTGATTGTTTGTAGTTCTCATTTTATATCTGTAACATTCGAATAAATTTATACACTGAACATATACTATTTCTCAACCAACCAAAATAGTATCAGAAAATCAAGAGGGGATAAGCCACATTTATTTATATAGAACAGGAGTGTTTGTTCAAATAAACGCACGACCTGGTCTGTCATCTTCCCCATAACCTTAACAACAACTTTTAAACCTATTCTTTAAGATAATGGCAATCAAAATTCGAAAAGAAGACGCCCTTAATTATCACTCACAAGGGCAACCCGGTAAAATAGAAGTAATTCCTACCAAAGCATTAGGTTCTCAACGTGACCTGGCTCTAGCTTATTCGCCTGGTGTGGCTGAACCTTGTCTGGAGATTGCCGACGACCCCGAAAATGTTTACAAATATACTGCTAAGGGCAACCTGGTAGGGGTAATTTCTAATGGAACTGCCGTACTTGGCTTGGGTAACATTGGGGCGGCCGCCTCTAAACCTGTCATGGAAGGGAAAGGAGTATTATTTAAAAAATTTGCTGGAATAGATGTATTTGATATTGAAATAGACAGTACTGATCCTCAGGAATTTATTCGCATTGTAAAGTCACTTGAACCCACTTTTGGGGGGATCAACCTGGAGGACATCAAAGCACCTGAATCTTTTGAAATAGAAGAAACCCTGCGTCGTGAAATGAATATTCCTGTAATGCACGACGACCAACACGGTACAGCCATCATATCAAGCGCAGCATTGCTCAATGCATTGTCAATAGTAGGTAAAAAAATAGAAGACATTTACCTGGTAGTCAATGGTGCAGGAGCTTCGGCTATAGCCTGTAGCAAATTGTATGTGAGTTTGGGGGTGCGCAAAGAAAACATTGTAATGCTTGACAGCAAAGGGGTGATTCGCAAAGACCGTGAAAACCTGAATCCGATCAAGGCGCAGTTTGCTACCACAAGAGATGTACACGAGTTGGAAGATGCCATTGAGGGTGCAGACATGTTTTTGGGTTTGTCGGCAGGAAATATTATGACTCCCGAAATGCTCAATAAAATGACTACTAACCCCATTGTTTTTGCATTGGCGAATCCTACACCTGAAATAGACTATGATCTTGCCATTAGTACTCGCTCAGACATTATCATGGCCACTGGGCGTTCTGACCACCCCAACCAGGTAAACAATGTATTAGGGTTTCCTTATATATTCAGAGGGGCATTAGATGTAAGGTCTACTGAGATCAACGAAGAAATGAAGCTGGCTGCAGTACATGCCATTGCCGACCTTGCCAAAGAAGCCGTGCCCGACGTAGTAAGCCGGGCGTATGGCGACTCAGTGTTAAGTTTTGGCAAAGAGTATTTGATTCCTAAACCGTTGGATTTGCGTTTGATTACGACCATTTCGCCAGCAGTGGCTAAAGCAGCCATGGATTCAGGTGTGGCAAAGTACCCCATAACCGATTGGGAAGGCTACAAGGTAGAGCTCCAAAAGCGTCTGGGGATTGATCAGAAGCTGATGTCGCGTATGATTCAAACAGCGCAACGTAAACCAAAACGGGTGATTTTTGGAGAGGCTGATAATCAAAAAGTATTAAAAGCTGCCCAAATTGTGAGAGATGAGGGAATTGCGACCCCTATATTTTTAGGAAACATAGACAAGATCAAGCGCATTATAGAAGAAAACCACCTGGATCTAAATGATTGCCAAATCCTTGACCCTTTGAATGAACCTGAGCTTTGTCAAGAATACGGGAAACGTTTGTACGAAAAACGCAAACGCAAAGGGGTGACTTTGTATGATAGCAAAAAGATGATGCGTGACCGCAACTATTTTGGTACCATGATGCTGGAATTGGGTGAAGCTGATGCTTTTATTTCTGGGCTGACCAAAAACTACCCCCAAGTGATTCGCCCGGCACTAGAGGTAATAGGTACCAAAGATGAGGTAAAAAAAGTAGCGAGTATGTATGCAATGATTGCTAAGAATCGCACCTTGTTTTTTGCCGACACCTCGGTCAATGTAGACCCAGGTGTAGAAGATTTGGTAGACATTATTGGGTTAACCAGAGAAGCTGTAAAATCGTTTGGCTTTGAGCCAAGTATGGCCGCATTGTCTTATTCAAACTTTGGCTCTATTGGTGGTGAATTGCCCAATAAAATGATTAAAGCTACTGAGCGGGCAAAAGAATTGTTTCCAGACTTGATCATAGATGGAGAGCTTCAGGCAAACATTGCTTTGAACCAAGCGCTGCTGAAAGAAAACTATCCATTCAGCGATTTGTGCGATAACCCACCTAATACCTTGATTTTTCCTAACCTTGCTTCAAGCAACATTGCTTATAAGTTGTTGCACGAGTTGGGTTTTGCCGAGGCCATTGGCCCAGTATTGTTAGGAATGCGCAAACCTGTACATATTTTGCAGTTGGGTAGCTCAGTACGCGACATTGTAAACATGGTAGCCATTGCAGTGGTAGATGCTCAAAATAATGAAGCATAATACACAGTGAGCAATAAGCTTTTGATATTGGCACCCTTCAGGATATAGTTCTTGAAGGGTTTTTTATGGTCAAAAGTAAGAAGCGTTTTTATGTAATGATCCAACCAGCTCCAATGAGGCATACATTTAATCACAAAAGCCCCCTAAGAATTGTCTTAGAAGGCTCTTGTGGGTGTTTTTCGCTCAAGTTTTGCGACTAATTAAGCCACTAATTCAGCATCCAAAATTTTTACTCCTGCTTCAGCTACTGCGTGGTCATTTTCTACAGTGCTGCCACTTACACCAATAGCGCCAATTACTTCGCCCTCAGCGTTTTTTATTGGTATTCCCCCCGGAAAGCTGATCAAGCCCCCGTTTGAGTGCTCAATATTGTACAAAGGTCCTCCTGGCTGTGCCAGTTCACCAATACTGCCCGTATTCATGTCAAAAAAGCGAGCTGTTTTGGCCTTCTTAATAGAAATGTCCAAAGAGCCCAACCAGGCACCATCCATACGGGCAAAAGCCAATAAGTTGGCACCAGCATCAACAATGGCAATGTTCATTTTAGTGTCTAAAACTGCGGCTTGAGCTTTTGCTCCCGCGATCATTTTTTCAGCTTGAGATAATGTTAACATTTGATTTTTTTGTTTGTGATTGATAATTAATTAAAACAAATATACAGGATTTTATGTTTTATGTGGCATTAGGCTGCCTTCATACCACGAAAATTTACTTTCAATAATTTTTTGTTTTTCCTGTGCTATATAGTGCAGGTAAGCCTGTGCCACTGGAGTTAAGTTTTTACTGCGAAGCCAGATCAAATGCCATATAGACTCAATAGGGAAACCCTTGACGGGGATAATTTGTAAGTCTTGGTTTAGTAGCTCGTTTTTGATCCCAATCAATGGTAAAATCGAGTAACCCAAGCCAGCAATAACGGCTTGCTTAACGGCTTCGTTAGAGGTAAGCTCCATTTTTTTGGTAACAGGCAAGTTTTTTTGTTCAATAAAACGCTCCATAGTGTAGCGGGTGCCAGAGCCTTGCTCCCGATAGATTAAAGGGAGCTTTTCGAATATTTTTTGACTATACATTTTTTGCTTGAAGATTTTTTGGTGATTACCTACCAGGTAAAGTTTATTTTGCATAAGCTCTAGTTTTTCAATAGGCAGCTTATGTGGGAGGACTGATACCAATGAAAAATCTACCTCATTGTTCTTGAGGCTTTCTATTACTTTGGCTTTGTTGGTTACATCTAACAATAGTTCCACCCCTTGGTGTTTAGACACAAAGTCGGCAAGAAAATAAGGCATAATATATTTGCCGGTAGACACTGCCGATATTTTGAGTTTGCCTACAAGCTTGCCCTTATAGGCAAGGGTTTGTTGGTTGAGCATTTGTACTTCATCGATTATTTTTTGGGCAGTTACCGCTACCTCTTTGCCAAAGTCAGTGATATAAAGTTGTCTGCCTACTACTTCGCTAAGCGGAATAGGGAACTGATCTTGAAAGTTTTTTAACTGAATTGATACCGCAGGTTGGGTCAAGTGTAGTTCTTCGGCAGCTTTGGTAATACTCTGAGTTTGAGAAACCTTAAGGAATATTTGCAGTTGATTGAGTGTATAGTTCATAAAATAAATTTATGCATAATATTAATAATATAAATAAAAATTTATGAATATTTTTTCAGATATTTGTATCATCAACATTCAAAAAACACATAAATCGTAACGTCATGAAAACAATCACAGTAGCCAAAGGAGACGGGATAGGTCCAGAGATTATGGATGCTACCTTAAAAATATTGAAGGCAGCCAATGCACAAATTAAAATAGAAGAAATAGAAGTAGGTGAAAAAGTTTACTTATCAGGCAACACTTCGGGCATTTCTAAAGATGCCTGGCAAACCATTCGCAAAAACAAGATTTTTTTAAAAGCCCCCATTACTACACCCCAGGGAGGCGGCTACAAAAGCTTGAATGTGACTATGCGAAAGTCGTTGGGTTTGTATGCCAACATACGCCCTTGCAAGAGTTTACACCCCTTTGTAAGCACCAAACACAAAGATATGGATGTGGTCATCATTCGTGAAAACGAAGAAGACTTGTATGGTGGTATTGAGCACCAGCAAACCGATGAGGTAGTACAGTGCCTGAAACTGATTAGCCGACCAGGTTGCGAAAAAATTATTCGTTACGCTTTTGAATACGCCAGATTATACGGACGCAAAAAAGTAACTTGTTTTACCAAAGACAACATTATGAAGCAAACCGATGGCTTGTTTCACAGAGTGTTTGACGAAATAGCACAAGAGTACCCCAATATAGAAAATGAGCATTGGATCATTGACATAGGAGCAGCACGACTGGCAGATACTCCCGAAATGTTTGATGTGATTGTAATGCCTAACTTGTATGGCGATGTAGTGTCAGATGTGGCAGCCCAAATTGCTGGCTCAGTAGGCTTGGCAGGTTCTTCAAACATCGGTGATTCTTGTGCAATGTTTGAAGCCATTCACGGATCGGCACCAATGATTGCCAACCAAAATGTAGCCAACCCTTCAGGATTGCTACAAGGGGCTATCTTGATGTTGAACCATATAGGACAAACAGAAGTGGCTGAAAAAATACAAAATGCCTGGCTTAAAACGGTAGAAGAAGGCATTCATACCTTTGACGTGTATAAAGAAGGTATAAGTAAGCAAAAAGTAAGCACCAGTGAGTTTGCCGATGCGGTAATTGCCAATTTAGATCAATACCCAAGCGTATTGGAAAAAGTACACTACGAAAAAGGCATTACTTTTAACTTACCGAAGTATGAAAGAAAAGCACCCGCTAAGAAAGAACTTCTAGGAGTAGATATTTTTGTACAGTGGAACGGGGAAGAAGCAGACCAACTTGCTCAACTACTTCAGCAACTCAACAATGGAGATGCTCAGCTCACAATGATTACCAACCGAGGAGTAAAAGTATGGCCAGAAGGTTTTGAAGAAACTTTTTGTACCGATCATTGGCGATGCCGATACCAAACTGCTGAGGGCAATGTGATTGATAACGAATCGGTGATAAAAATACTAAGCAAGGCTTGGGAGCATCAAATAGATGTGATTAAAACTGAGAACTTGTACTTGTTTGATGGACAAAGAAGTTTTTCTTTGGGACAAGGCCAATAAATTATAGATTAAGTAACGTGTTCAAAATAAGTTTCTGTTTTTTAGGGCAAATACGTACAACTGACTGAGGCATTTAGCCTTTGGCAGAGCTCGGCAAAGCGAAGCTTTAGCCATCGGTTTTTGCGCTCAAGGCAACATCCGGGGGATGTTGAGCCAGACCGTGGGACGGTACTACGGGCAATAAAAATAACGAAAGGCAGTAAAGCGAACCGCAGAACGAAGTTCAAGCTCTGCGAAGCTAATTTATTCTAAATCGGACAGTTATTGTTGAGGGCTACGCCCGAAATCCCGTTTACGGGGCGAACACGTTACTAAGGGAGGGATCAAGAAATAAAGTACGCAGAGTTTAGCTAGAAATTTTTAGTGAAGATGAGGCATTTTTTGAAGGAATAGCCATAGCTATTGCTGAAAAAAACTCCTAGTCCCGACGGAACTGCCGGGGTAACGAGATATTCACGGAAAAGGGTATCTAAAAATGCGTATACTATTTCTTGTTTGCTCCCTAAAATCACTTTACATCTAACAAAGTGTACTGATGGCAGCACAAGGGTCAGGGATCGCTCTTGCTTGCTGCCTGTCAGTTTTTAGTTGAGTAGTTGCTCCCCTATACTGCTCCAATCACCTCACAATTGCACCAATCAACAAATACTACCTCAAACACATCTACTACCTGTTTTATCTCATTGATGGTATGCTCAGAAAAGTCA from Microscilla marina ATCC 23134 encodes:
- a CDS encoding LysM peptidoglycan-binding domain-containing protein, translating into MCLRKKTTRFLLSLCFTGLLVFDASAKTDTTKVTKKAEKVKVVDTVPHFPPNYVPQLHVDVIKDRLVCLNTSIKLTYSKEIMRWVKFYLIKNRVTTQKLLEKSTFYFPIFEEALKRHNMPVELKYLPIVESALRPRAVSWAAAAGLWQFIPSTGREYGLKQDWYIDERYDIYKATDAACRYLKFLYNYHGDWQLALAAYNCGPGRVDWAVKKAGGKNNFWKIYRYLPRETRGYVPAFIGVTYVMNYADKHNIYAKRPVPPIPSDTIMVSNFVNIQQFAKQIDVPLGVMQILNAHLKKNAIPNYKRNYPLRYPAYKREMVERFRGRIVSSSRGYSRRGLGYTAGRNQYGGSKRVHRVKRGESLALIALRYGTTVAYLRVWNRLRSNMVYPNQKLVIYSKPPRRRSAKLGQNFIAAVHEMTAKESKKKKTVVKKKTVKTTVAKTAVTRTKGSSKTLVFATTADIEKTAKVKQSKSVAVKTDHSTTKQIEKKVAKKTVKKEPLTAATTFYANKIKFKQGEYQQLVAQTPKDVRNAARAKERKTSIGKTLPRRKAKSKKRKMLQNIRFHRVVRGDTLWTIARRNGLTIYQLKKLNNLNNRSVLVPGQKLKVSSR
- a CDS encoding ParA family protein; protein product: MKKTITFFNNKGGVGKTTMVYHIAWMLAEQGKRVIVADFDPQSNLSAMFLTPDRLEEIIEAESNPLTVLDAITPITEGDRYLPVHIENINDKIGLLVGDLALSTFEDRLSDAWLKCLNADIYSFRITSIFNTIINDARKRWEADFALVDIGPNLGAINRAVIISSDNIIIPVASDLFSLQGMKNLGKTLTDWKQGWDERCIKNPKPETLTIPNGEMQPTGYVVMQYTAKEKRPVKSYLKWANRIPNVYREFVLKTHEDSNTTVENDCHCIGLLKHYHSLAPMAMEAHKPIFLLKPADGAIGSHMYAVHKSYEDFDKIAKQIVKISKQQNPCK
- a CDS encoding ATP-binding protein is translated as MLSKEEVKNLLTDLESDRIERTISFREDKIGPAVCAFSNDYPNHKKPGYIFFGANDDGSIAGMTIGDDKTQNIGGVRSNGNILPQPSLIVSEVFNFDEGDIVVAEVHPSFHPPVRFRGKCWIRVGPRKAVANETEERRLSEKRTSTAKTFDARPFANSQLSDLDVETFKSTYLPAAIDRDTLQANNRTIEEKLSSLRLYDLVQNCVTNSGILLLGLNPLFYLPGAYIQYIKLPGKEQIPEIEFEKRFSGALITELKNLNDFVTSNIVKSKVIQNNSLQEQQIYNYPLWALREFLMNAVMHRDYESNAPILIYEYSDRIEIINSGGLYGEVRPENFPQASDYRNPVIAEVMKNLGYVNRFNFGIQNAQQKLHDNGNPPAEFELDLITKFRVTIKKHPSW
- a CDS encoding alpha/beta fold hydrolase — protein: MTLHTLTNTTIQTNQGLVEYSTIGTGTPVLFLHGGHANSLDQIAHKGFDLHRYQLITPSRPGYRKTPLAGNESPKQAAHLFVALLDALDISQVIVYGVSAGGWTALALAAGYPQKVQKLILASAVSTKWLARDSKIYKTARLMFHPKRQRLTWRMVRFFFALMPGLMTKSFFKQFSAKKGVKINPKERQELGNVFKHYGSGQGFLNDIEQNIDSAVLEKITCPTLIVHSKHDLSVAPTHAQHAHQLIEGSTLHLLDNDWGHMLWIGNDCADTLKLILDFIEG
- a CDS encoding DUF4837 family protein → MTKLYAYALATILMGLSACIGGDQTSKDNSQFVVDSKGGIGEIVVVMDPKKWDEPLGKALRNVFARYIPALPQPESWFKLMKIPPSKFKSFMKRHHNIVILASLDNTSLEGRYLKGYFTQKSIDLIKKDPKKFMMRRKDVFAKGQRVMYLFGNNDTQLIENMTKNKDQLLNYFHDMEQKRLTKDLYNIAEQYKLSNYVKDIMKVKVRIPAGFKLAKKDKNFVWLRKPGDAALRKADINLLMASRPYTSTKVFDEQNIIAWRDSLGKKYTNDPTLTESYVVTETRFEPALITKRIIKDKKFAVEYRGFWKLKNGTRGGAFISYAFVDEAQKKVFYLEGFIYAPGMKKKDAIFQTEAILRTFERIK
- a CDS encoding NADP-dependent malic enzyme yields the protein MAIKIRKEDALNYHSQGQPGKIEVIPTKALGSQRDLALAYSPGVAEPCLEIADDPENVYKYTAKGNLVGVISNGTAVLGLGNIGAAASKPVMEGKGVLFKKFAGIDVFDIEIDSTDPQEFIRIVKSLEPTFGGINLEDIKAPESFEIEETLRREMNIPVMHDDQHGTAIISSAALLNALSIVGKKIEDIYLVVNGAGASAIACSKLYVSLGVRKENIVMLDSKGVIRKDRENLNPIKAQFATTRDVHELEDAIEGADMFLGLSAGNIMTPEMLNKMTTNPIVFALANPTPEIDYDLAISTRSDIIMATGRSDHPNQVNNVLGFPYIFRGALDVRSTEINEEMKLAAVHAIADLAKEAVPDVVSRAYGDSVLSFGKEYLIPKPLDLRLITTISPAVAKAAMDSGVAKYPITDWEGYKVELQKRLGIDQKLMSRMIQTAQRKPKRVIFGEADNQKVLKAAQIVRDEGIATPIFLGNIDKIKRIIEENHLDLNDCQILDPLNEPELCQEYGKRLYEKRKRKGVTLYDSKKMMRDRNYFGTMMLELGEADAFISGLTKNYPQVIRPALEVIGTKDEVKKVASMYAMIAKNRTLFFADTSVNVDPGVEDLVDIIGLTREAVKSFGFEPSMAALSYSNFGSIGGELPNKMIKATERAKELFPDLIIDGELQANIALNQALLKENYPFSDLCDNPPNTLIFPNLASSNIAYKLLHELGFAEAIGPVLLGMRKPVHILQLGSSVRDIVNMVAIAVVDAQNNEA
- a CDS encoding GlcG/HbpS family heme-binding protein, whose protein sequence is MLTLSQAEKMIAGAKAQAAVLDTKMNIAIVDAGANLLAFARMDGAWLGSLDISIKKAKTARFFDMNTGSIGELAQPGGPLYNIEHSNGGLISFPGGIPIKNAEGEVIGAIGVSGSTVENDHAVAEAGVKILDAELVA
- a CDS encoding LysR family transcriptional regulator; this encodes MNYTLNQLQIFLKVSQTQSITKAAEELHLTQPAVSIQLKNFQDQFPIPLSEVVGRQLYITDFGKEVAVTAQKIIDEVQMLNQQTLAYKGKLVGKLKISAVSTGKYIMPYFLADFVSKHQGVELLLDVTNKAKVIESLKNNEVDFSLVSVLPHKLPIEKLELMQNKLYLVGNHQKIFKQKMYSQKIFEKLPLIYREQGSGTRYTMERFIEQKNLPVTKKMELTSNEAVKQAVIAGLGYSILPLIGIKNELLNQDLQIIPVKGFPIESIWHLIWLRSKNLTPVAQAYLHYIAQEKQKIIESKFSWYEGSLMPHKT